Proteins encoded in a region of the Candidatus Melainabacteria bacterium genome:
- the aroF gene encoding 3-deoxy-7-phosphoheptulonate synthase, which translates to MIIIMEPEASQEQIQNVIDHVCALGMKTIINKGVIQTVIAAIGETSKYSTDQFEILDGVRKVERIQVPFKLVSRDSHYSDTVVTLGKNVKIGGDNSPVIIAGPCSVENQENLLAIAKVVKECGAKMLRGGAFKPRTGPRAFEGLGKLGLEFLDIARKETGLKVVTEVMDARDLDLVAEFTDMLQIGARNMQNFTLLNEVGRINKPVLLKRGLSATIEEWLLAAERIMDKGNEQIVMCERGIRTFDNKYTRNTADIAAIPVIKKLSHLPIIFDPSHATGKWHLVPILAKAAIVAGAHGLIIEVHPNPEKALSDGAQTLNFENFRKLTQDINKLLEVINYGKILS; encoded by the coding sequence ATGATTATCATAATGGAGCCTGAAGCAAGCCAAGAACAAATTCAAAATGTTATTGATCATGTTTGTGCTCTTGGCATGAAGACAATAATTAATAAAGGTGTTATCCAAACGGTCATTGCTGCAATAGGTGAGACTTCAAAATATTCTACTGATCAATTTGAAATATTAGATGGGGTAAGAAAGGTTGAAAGAATTCAGGTTCCTTTTAAACTTGTAAGCAGAGACAGTCACTACAGTGATACAGTAGTAACTCTTGGAAAGAATGTAAAAATTGGAGGAGATAATTCACCAGTAATTATTGCAGGACCCTGCAGTGTAGAAAACCAGGAAAATCTTCTAGCTATAGCAAAAGTTGTGAAAGAATGTGGCGCCAAAATGCTTCGTGGAGGTGCATTCAAGCCACGAACCGGTCCAAGAGCTTTTGAAGGATTAGGGAAATTAGGTCTTGAATTTTTAGACATAGCCAGAAAAGAAACTGGACTAAAAGTAGTTACAGAAGTAATGGATGCTAGGGATTTAGATTTAGTAGCTGAGTTTACTGACATGCTTCAAATTGGAGCAAGAAACATGCAAAACTTTACCTTATTAAATGAAGTTGGCAGGATAAATAAACCAGTACTTTTAAAAAGAGGTTTGTCAGCTACGATTGAAGAATGGTTATTAGCAGCTGAAAGAATTATGGATAAAGGAAATGAGCAGATTGTAATGTGTGAAAGAGGCATAAGAACTTTTGACAATAAGTACACAAGAAATACAGCTGACATAGCAGCAATTCCAGTAATTAAAAAGCTATCACATCTTCCTATTATTTTTGACCCAAGCCATGCTACTGGTAAATGGCATTTAGTTCCTATTCTTGCAAAAGCTGCAATCGTAGCAGGTGCTCATGGCTTGATAATCGAGGTTCATCCTAATCCTGAAAAAGCTTTGTCCGATGGAGCACAAACACTTAATTTTGAGAACTTTAGAAAACTTACACAAGATATAAACAAATTGTTAGAAGTAATAAATTATGGGAAAATTTTAAGTTAA